A window of Candidatus Limnocylindria bacterium contains these coding sequences:
- the rplL gene encoding 50S ribosomal protein L7/L12 — MATATESNPKFDKLAGELESWSIMEIAQFGKYLQDRWGVSAAPVAVAAAGGGGGAAAPAEAEEKTEFTVVLKEAGASKINVIKTVREITGLGLKEAKDLVDGAPKPVKENIGKDEANAVKKKLEDAGATVELK, encoded by the coding sequence ATGGCAACCGCAACCGAAAGCAACCCGAAGTTCGACAAACTCGCGGGCGAGCTCGAGTCCTGGTCGATCATGGAGATCGCCCAGTTCGGCAAGTACCTACAGGACCGCTGGGGCGTCAGCGCGGCGCCGGTCGCCGTGGCGGCGGCCGGTGGTGGTGGCGGTGCGGCCGCCCCGGCCGAGGCCGAGGAGAAGACCGAGTTCACCGTGGTCCTGAAGGAGGCCGGCGCCTCAAAGATCAACGTCATCAAGACGGTCCGGGAGATCACCGGTCTGGGCCTGAAGGAGGCCAAAGACCTCGTGGACGGGGCTCCGAAGCCGGTCAAGGAGAACATCGGCAAGGACGAGGCGAACGCTGTCAAGAAGAAGCTCGAGGACGCGGGCGCCACGGTCGAGCTCAAATAG
- the rplJ gene encoding 50S ribosomal protein L10, with amino-acid sequence MAKIKTGPKVKRKGGGIPAKSRAVDALAEQLRGSTAVIVTDYRGLKVGELQELRRRLRPKGVEYHVVKNSLFTRAATKTERGTLASLLAGPTAVALGKIDEVELAKGMVDEARVLKSLRILGAFIGGHTMSVDDVQILARLPSRAYLQGQIVGSLQAPLAQLTGLFQAPAQNLIRVLTARAQ; translated from the coding sequence ATGGCGAAGATCAAGACGGGACCCAAGGTCAAGCGGAAGGGCGGCGGCATCCCGGCGAAGAGCCGGGCCGTGGACGCGCTCGCGGAGCAGCTCCGCGGGTCGACCGCGGTCATCGTCACCGACTACCGCGGCCTGAAGGTCGGCGAGCTACAAGAGCTGCGGAGGCGCCTCCGCCCGAAGGGCGTGGAGTACCACGTCGTGAAGAACAGCCTCTTCACGCGTGCGGCCACGAAGACGGAGCGCGGAACCCTCGCGTCGCTGCTCGCCGGACCGACGGCGGTGGCGCTCGGCAAGATCGACGAGGTCGAGCTCGCGAAGGGCATGGTCGACGAGGCGCGTGTCCTCAAGTCACTGCGCATCCTCGGCGCGTTCATCGGCGGGCACACGATGTCCGTCGACGACGTTCAGATCCTCGCACGGCTGCCCAGCCGCGCGTACCTGCAGGGCCAGATCGTCGGCAGCCTTCAGGCGCCACTGGCTCAGCTCACCGGACTCTTCCAGGCACCGGCCCAGAACCTCATCCGCGTGCTGACCGCACGCGCGCAATAA